The proteins below come from a single Perca flavescens isolate YP-PL-M2 chromosome 8, PFLA_1.0, whole genome shotgun sequence genomic window:
- the taf3 gene encoding transcription initiation factor TFIID subunit 3, with protein sequence MCESYARSLLRVSVAQICQALGWDAVQLTACDQLSDVLHRYIQQLARVCHRYSELYGRTDPVLDDVSQAFRLLGVSLSELEDYVHNLEPVPFAQQTALFPVSKNNVLQFPQPGARDAEERKDYIPDHMPPLVSLQEEEEEEEVLADMGTSAEAMQVALEEDEEEMDVDETVNDENHPLKRHLDSPDAAMGMMPTSKRPRMCPGVSPEWGVEPREPLTSLNPQRVPPGMLPSHDSLDPLSPETPSGALPSFRPQPVVPKHSDQKGLTTPGRKPKVSSPGRQRTKSPKGVIPVPVGGSPIHSPKPSKEKKKSPGRMKSPKSPKSPKVGSAKASQPQSKTDLVHKLPLSALSERMGKENIHMRQNIEDRELAEGPFKKLEPDNAAIDDSIDAVIARACAEREPDPFAFSSGSDSDSNGFSSPRRLTIMEPSTPKLLIGGSISVKDTSTPLHLQANAGLGNWTMDDSINEVIRKVNQGGPSAPPPNQGDCVSSGSASPPTPEPLLKVFEEKNKIVSSVDVKKKLKKELKTKMKKKEKDKPKDKDREKDKGKLKEKNKDKNRDKNKDFSKDGKMPWKEFGVKDDEHFLQRDFTLPEGSIKIKTRDGDGPKKEKEKHKDKKKDKEKSKKDKDKRDKGKDRSKDDRQKQSALAPFALGEIPQLFSPSACLRIPSMLPPLAPILQDKDIKSKEKDKKKDKKEKKKKKDKEKDKEREKAKEKEREKEEKRKEKEREKEKREKEKEKERIRLEKVKVETPAALPSPVIPRLTLRVGAGQDKIVISKVVPNSEPKTPALKTPAAKSGPGNRPRTPPPTPVLCPVVPTLPPAPSPLPPAPAPSSLLSPAPMLSPAASFKTPVRSVVTETVSTYVIRDEWGNQIWICPGCNKADDGSPMIGCDDCDDWYHWPCVGILTAPPEDQQWFCVKCSSKKKDKKHKKRKHKLH encoded by the exons ATGTGCGAGAGCTATGCCCGCTCGCTGCTGCGTGTTTCGGTGGCGCAGATCTGCCAGGCTCTGGGCTGGGATGCGGTTCAGCTCACTGCGTGCGATCAGCTGTCCGATGTGCTGCATCGATACATCCAGCAGTTGGCCAGGGTCTGCCATCGGTACTCTGAGCTCT ATGGAAGAACAGATCCAGTCCTGGATGATGTCAGCCAGGCTTTCAGACTGCTGGGGGTGAGTCTGAGTGAACTGGAGGATTACGTCCACAACCTAGAGCCTGTGCCCTTCGCCCAACAAACGGCGCTCTTTCCTGTCAGCAAAAACAACGTCCTGCAGTTTCCCCAGCCTGGAGCCCGAGATGCAGAGGAAAGGAAGGATTACATTCCAGATCACATGCCACCCCTGGTCTCCTTACAAGAAG aagaggaggaggaagaagtcCTTGCTGACATGGGCACCTCAGCCGAAGCTATGCAGGTGGCACtggaagaggatgaggaggaaatGGACGTAGATGAGACGGTCAACGATGAGAACCACCCACTGAAGAGGCACCTGGACAGTCCTGATGCCGCTATGGGCATGATGCCTACCTCCAAGAGACCACGCATGTGCCCTGGCGTCAGTCCAGAATGGGGGGTTGAGCCCAGGGAGCCCCTTACCTCTCTCAACCCTCAACGTGTTCCTCCAGGTATGCTGCCCTCTCATGATAGCCTTGACCCCCTGTCACCTGAAACGCCTTCTGGAGCCCTGCCTTCCTTCAGACCTCAGCCGGTAGTACCAAAACACTCTGATCAAAAGGGCCTCACCACTCCAGGAAGAAAGCCTAAGGTCTCATCCCCTGGCAGACAACGGACTAAGTCCCCTAAAGGGGTTATTCCTGTTCCGGTGGGTGGTAGTCCCATCCATTCTCCAAAACCGTctaaggaaaagaagaaatccCCAGGGAGGATGAAGAGTCCTAAAAGCCCCAAGAGCCCAAAGGTGGGTTCAGCCAAAGCATCCCAACCGCAGAGCAAGACAGATCTTGTGCATAAGCTACCGCTGTCTGCGCTGAGTGAGAGAATGGGCAAAGAGAACATCCATATGCGTCAAAATATAGAGGACCGGGAGTTAGCTGAGGGCCCTTTCAAGAAACTAGAGCCTGATAATGCAGCCATCGATGACTCCATTGATGCTGTGATTGCCAGAGCTTGTGCTGAGCGGGAGCCTGATCCTTTTGCTTTCTCTTCGGGTTCTGATTCAGATAGCAATGGATTCTCCAGCCCCAGGAGGCTGACCATAATGGAGCCGTCTACACCTAAACTCTTGATTGGGGGAAGCATCTCTGTAAAAGACACATCAACACCACTTCACCTACAGGCAAACGCAGGCCTAGGAAATTGGACTATGGATGATTCCATCAATGAGGTGATCCGAAAGGTCAACCAGGGAGGTCCGTCCGCTCCCCCACCGAACCAAGGAGACTGTGTCTCATCAGGATCGGCCTCCCCACCTACTCCTGAACCTTTACTCAAGGTGTTTGAGGAGAAGAACAAGATTGTGTCATCAGTAGATGTCAAGAAAAAGCTGAAGAAGGAGCTCAAAACTAAaatgaagaagaaggagaaagacAAGCCGAAAGACAAAGACCGAGAAAAGGATAAGGGCAAGCTGAAAGAGAAGAACAAGGATAAGAACAGGGATAAAAACAAAGACTTTTCCAAGGATGGCAAGATGCCCTGGAAGGAGTTTGGAGTGAAGGATGATGAGCACTTCCTTCAGCGAGACTTTACTCTGCCTGAGGGCTCCATCAAGATAAAAACCAGAGATGGAGATGGACctaagaaggagaaggagaaacacaaagacaaaaagaaggataaagaaaaaagtaaaaaggacAAAGATAAGAGGGACAAGGGTAAAGACAGGAGCAAGGACGACAGGCAGAAGCAATCTGCGTTAGCCCCCTTTGCTCTGGGTGAAATCCCACAACTGTTCAGCCCCTCTGCCTGCCTGCGCATCCCCTCCATGCTTCCTCCTTTGGCCCCGATCCTCCAGGATAAGGACATAAAGAGCAAGGAGAAGGACAAGAAGAAAGAcaagaaggagaaaaagaaaaagaaggacaAGGAGAAGGATAAGGAGCGAGAGAAGGccaaagaaaaggagagggagaaagaagagaagcggaaagaaaaggagagggaaaaggaaaaacgagaaaaggagaaagaaaaagagagaattcGATTGGAGAAg GTGAAAGTAGAAACTCCAGCAGCTCTACCATCTCCAGTCATCCCCAGACTGACGCTCAGGGTGGGGGCAGGCCAGGACAAAAT TGTTATCAGCAAGGTGGTTCCAAATTCAGAGCCCAAGACGCCAGCACTCAAGACCCCCGCGGCCAAGTCTGGACCTGGGAATCGCCCTCGGACGCCCCCACCAACCCCAGTACTCTGCCCAGTCGTACCCACTCTGCCCCCAGCTCCCTCTCCACTTCCACCAGCGCCTGCCCCTTCGTCGTTGCTCTCCCCTGCCCCTATGCTCTCTCCCGCCGCATCCTTCAAAACACCGGTCCGCAGCGTAGTAACTGAGACTGTCAGTACCTATGTG ATCCGAGATGAATGGGGTAACCAGATCTGGATTTGTCCTGGATGCAACAAAGCTGATGATGGCAGTCCCATGATAGGATGTGATGACTGTGATGATTGGTATCATTG GCCTTGTGTTGGGATCCTTACAGCCCCTCCTGAGGATCAGCAGTGGTTCTGTGTTAAATGTTCCAGCAAGAAGAAGgacaaaaaacacaagaaaaggaAACACAAACTGCATTGA